In a single window of the Acidobacteriota bacterium genome:
- the recJ gene encoding single-stranded-DNA-specific exonuclease RecJ, whose product MPEKLWQLRKHDAEAVNKLAAELNVRPLTAALLISRGHETADKAQRFLNPSPEHLHDPMLLKGMSDAVSRIRRAVATKERVMIWGDYDVDGTTGTVLLRRMFRILGIEAEYHIPNRFTEGYGVNSEALKAARERGVSLVITVDCGSKSFEPLEWAAANGLDVIITDHHLADDEQGNPPAVAVVNPNQAGCPYPEKTLAGVGVAFKLAHAVLRKYGYVDKVPQFLRIAALGTVADMMELTGENRAIVALGLLDLNKTTDRGLRALIDVAGCSDDMTSYHIGFRLAPRINAAGRMDAAKHVVELFDARDAAEARRLAVLLDDNNILRQRAQQEITELALAQIEAHDNTNFVVVSGDAWHQGVIGLAASRIVEKAFRPAAVISVIDGVGHASARSIPGFHLVEALDAARDLLIQYGGHAMAAGFKIEESNIPEFRDLLNRHSSSVFGNETPQPVLEIDALVRSESLDLDLVDELSAFEPFGVGNNKPRFLTRGLRLQYEPTIMKDKHLKLKLADDAGRQFEAVWWSGVEKSSGKTLNRGIGIELVYVPEANSWHGNRRLQLVVEDLRTDN is encoded by the coding sequence ATGCCTGAAAAGCTCTGGCAGTTAAGAAAGCACGATGCCGAGGCGGTGAACAAGCTCGCGGCGGAGCTAAACGTCCGTCCGCTGACCGCCGCGCTATTGATCTCACGCGGCCACGAGACCGCTGACAAGGCGCAACGCTTCCTTAACCCTTCGCCCGAACATCTCCACGACCCGATGCTGCTGAAGGGCATGTCCGACGCCGTTTCACGCATCCGCCGCGCCGTCGCGACAAAAGAACGCGTGATGATATGGGGCGATTACGACGTTGACGGAACGACAGGGACCGTGCTGCTGCGGCGGATGTTCCGCATTTTGGGCATAGAGGCCGAATATCACATCCCGAACCGTTTTACGGAGGGCTACGGCGTAAATTCAGAGGCCCTGAAAGCCGCAAGAGAACGCGGTGTGAGCCTGGTGATCACCGTCGATTGCGGCAGCAAGAGCTTTGAACCGCTCGAATGGGCCGCCGCGAACGGGCTGGACGTCATTATTACCGATCATCACCTAGCCGACGACGAGCAGGGAAATCCGCCCGCCGTTGCCGTCGTCAATCCGAATCAGGCGGGCTGCCCTTATCCGGAGAAAACGCTCGCAGGCGTTGGCGTGGCGTTCAAACTTGCCCATGCCGTGCTCAGAAAATACGGTTACGTGGACAAAGTGCCGCAATTCCTGCGTATCGCCGCCCTCGGCACTGTCGCCGACATGATGGAACTCACCGGAGAAAACCGCGCGATAGTCGCCCTCGGCCTTCTCGACCTCAACAAAACGACCGACCGCGGCCTGCGTGCGTTGATCGACGTCGCCGGCTGCAGCGACGATATGACGAGCTATCACATCGGTTTTCGGCTCGCTCCGCGCATCAACGCCGCGGGCCGCATGGACGCCGCGAAACACGTCGTTGAGCTGTTCGACGCCCGAGATGCCGCAGAAGCTCGCCGGCTGGCGGTGCTGCTGGATGACAACAACATTCTCCGCCAGCGTGCGCAGCAGGAAATAACCGAACTCGCCCTCGCGCAGATCGAAGCTCACGACAATACGAATTTCGTCGTCGTCAGCGGTGATGCGTGGCATCAGGGCGTGATCGGCCTTGCCGCATCGCGTATCGTCGAAAAGGCCTTTCGCCCCGCTGCCGTGATCTCTGTTATCGACGGCGTCGGCCACGCGAGCGCCCGAAGTATTCCGGGCTTTCACCTTGTAGAAGCTCTCGACGCCGCCCGCGACCTGCTTATTCAATACGGCGGACACGCGATGGCTGCGGGATTCAAGATCGAGGAGAGCAATATTCCGGAATTTCGGGATCTACTGAACAGACATTCTTCCTCTGTTTTTGGTAATGAAACGCCTCAGCCGGTGCTGGAGATTGATGCACTCGTACGTTCCGAATCTCTCGATCTTGATCTTGTGGATGAACTGTCGGCGTTCGAGCCGTTCGGTGTCGGTAACAATAAGCCTCGATTCCTGACACGCGGGCTTCGTCTGCAATACGAGCCGACGATTATGAAAGACAAGCATCTGAAACTGAAGCTTGCAGATGACGCAGGGCGGCAATTTGAAGCCGTTTGGTGGAGCGGCGTCGAGAAAAGTTCGGGGAAAACGCTGAACCGCGGTATCGGCATCGAACTCGTGTACGTTCCCGAGGCAAATTCCTGGCACGGAAACAGGCGTCTGCAGCTTGTCGTCGAGGACTTAAGAACTGATAATTAG
- a CDS encoding UDP-diphosphatase — protein sequence MDLLQAIILGIVQGLTEFIPISSTAHLVFASRITGIYDGHPEMITATIAVIQLGTLAAVFVYFAADIWGISSAFVRDHWNLVFNKRGMRFSGTDGIRPIWLSEEAWLGWLIILGSIPIGVVGLLFKDFIEGPATKNLWVIATMLIAVGLLLVVAEKVGEQRKDMRHLGIWDAVIVGFAQVLALMPGASRSGSTIMGGLLAGQKRETAARFSFLMSIPAIGASGLLELKVALNILPQESFLPLIVATIVSAIVGYLSIWFLIAFLRKNTTFVFVVYRVILGIAILAMLWFEVISPVVDI from the coding sequence ATGGATCTTCTTCAAGCAATCATTTTAGGCATCGTTCAGGGGCTGACGGAGTTCATTCCGATCAGTTCGACGGCGCATCTTGTTTTCGCGAGCCGAATTACAGGCATTTACGACGGCCACCCCGAAATGATCACCGCCACGATCGCCGTGATACAGCTCGGCACTCTCGCCGCCGTTTTCGTATATTTTGCGGCGGATATTTGGGGCATTTCGTCGGCGTTCGTACGCGATCACTGGAATCTCGTATTCAACAAACGCGGAATGCGTTTTTCGGGCACGGACGGAATTCGGCCGATATGGCTGTCGGAAGAGGCGTGGCTGGGCTGGCTGATCATTCTCGGCTCGATACCGATCGGCGTCGTCGGGCTGCTTTTCAAAGATTTTATCGAAGGCCCCGCGACGAAGAATCTGTGGGTCATCGCGACGATGCTGATCGCCGTCGGTCTGCTGCTCGTCGTCGCCGAAAAGGTCGGCGAACAGCGTAAAGATATGCGGCATCTGGGCATCTGGGACGCCGTTATCGTCGGATTTGCTCAGGTTTTGGCACTCATGCCGGGTGCAAGCCGTTCGGGATCGACCATCATGGGCGGACTGCTGGCCGGGCAAAAACGCGAGACCGCCGCAAGGTTCTCTTTTCTTATGTCGATACCCGCGATCGGCGCCAGCGGCCTGCTCGAACTGAAGGTCGCACTCAACATTCTCCCGCAGGAAAGCTTTTTGCCGCTGATCGTCGCGACCATCGTTTCGGCCATCGTCGGATATCTGTCAATTTGGTTCCTGATCGCCTTTCTCCGAAAGAATACGACGTTCGTTTTTGTCGTTTACCGCGTAATTCTCGGTATCGCAATACTCGCAATGCTGTGGTTCGAGGTCATCAGCCCCGTCGTGGATATCTAG